TGAACATTTTTAAAGTTTTCGATAAATTGTGTGATTTTTTCAGTTAGTTTTTTCATAATTTTCTCCTAATCTGCTTGGTAAATGGCATCAATAGCCACTTTGGCTGCTTCATAATTGCCTAGGTAATCCTCAGCTAGATAAACTAGTGGAATGGTGGTTAAATATCGCTCTCTCATATGGTCCAAATGCTGGGAAAAACTATGACGAATATGGTCTTCTGCCATAGTCATATCTCTAAATCCGTCATTGACATAGGAGCCGACCGGTTGCACAAAGAGAATCAAGTCCCATTTTTCCTTAGCCAAGATCGAAACAAAGAGATTATCAAAGGTTTCTCCTGATAAGTCCCCTTGGTCCTCGGTCTCCATGTAATAATCATAGTAGCCCTTGGTTACTAAGGAGTTGGTATCAGCTATCACCAGTCCCCTATTGGCATTACTGTCAATTAACTTAGAGGTCTGGTCATACTGCCCCAACAGGAGATAATAATAATCCTTTGGAGTCAATTCATCGTCGCGGACATTGTTTTTGATCTGGTACTCACGTGCGTATTCCAAGCTGACTGGTGCATCGTAATACCTAGCCAAATCCTTGGCTAGAGTGGTCTTCCCATTGCTGGCACTTCCCATAATCAACACTTTCTTTGTAAACTGACGACGGAAGGGTTGAGCGATATATTTCCAATATTTGCTTGGATTTTCTCGAATCATGGTCGCTGAGATACCAAATTTTCTTTCTTGCAAAACAGTCTCAAAACCACGATTTGATAATTCTTTCTGGTAGTCTGCTTCTCCCACAAAGAAAATTAGTTCTTGCTGGATTTCATCATAGGAAATCTCCACTAACATTTGGTCCAACCACTCCTGCCAGCCCATAGGGTAACGGGGAAGATTGGTCTCATCTAACTTGCAAACGGAGGTCAACTCGTCATCACAAAAGGCCTCTCGGATATAGCGAAATCTTTTTTGAAGCGTTAAGCCTATCTGCTCCCCTCTATCTCCCTCATAGCCTGAAACGACAATCCAGACCCGGTCACACTGCCGCTTCGCTCGCTGAATCAGATCGATATGACCTTGATGAAGCGGAGCAAAGGTTCCAAATACCACTGCTGTTTTCTTTTTCATAAACGCATTACCTTTTTATATTTTTTGATATTTTCGTTGCCTATGTTTTTATTATAAACTATATTTTTGTTTTGTCAATAGTTTTTTATTATTTTTTATAAAAAAGTAGCAAAAAAGAGAATCAAGACTGCTCCTGATTCTCCATTTTTATGCAATATCAAATTTTAACTGGCCTGCTTTGACACCAATCTTAAGTGTGCTGCCTGCCTCTAATTCTCCCTTGAGAAGAAGTTCTGCCAACTTGTCTTCCACTTCTGTTTGTAGGGTTCTACGAAGTGGACGAGCTCCCATCTCTGGGTCATATCCTTGATTTGCCAACAATTTCAGGGCTGAAGCTTGTAATTTCAAGTCAATACCTTTTTCAGCCAAACTTGCCACTAAAGGTTTGACCATAATCTTCACCACTTCCTGCATATGGTCGCTAGACAGGCTATGGAAGACCACCTTTTCAT
The Streptococcus toyakuensis genome window above contains:
- a CDS encoding AAA family ATPase; translated protein: MKKKTAVVFGTFAPLHQGHIDLIQRAKRQCDRVWIVVSGYEGDRGEQIGLTLQKRFRYIREAFCDDELTSVCKLDETNLPRYPMGWQEWLDQMLVEISYDEIQQELIFFVGEADYQKELSNRGFETVLQERKFGISATMIRENPSKYWKYIAQPFRRQFTKKVLIMGSASNGKTTLAKDLARYYDAPVSLEYAREYQIKNNVRDDELTPKDYYYLLLGQYDQTSKLIDSNANRGLVIADTNSLVTKGYYDYYMETEDQGDLSGETFDNLFVSILAKEKWDLILFVQPVGSYVNDGFRDMTMAEDHIRHSFSQHLDHMRERYLTTIPLVYLAEDYLGNYEAAKVAIDAIYQAD